In Cedecea neteri, a single genomic region encodes these proteins:
- a CDS encoding MFS transporter yields the protein MTTYTRPVLLLLCGLLLLTLAMAVLNTLVPLWLAHDNLPTWQVGMVGSAYFTGNLVGTLITGWVIKRHGFNRSYYLASIIFAVGCIGLGLMVGFWSWMVWRFVAGVGCAMIWVVVESALMCSGTSRNRGRLLAAYMTVYYIGMVVGQLMVSKLSTELMNVLPWATALVLAAILPLLFTHIVSDGDEHRDNTPVWPMLRLRQARLGVNGCIMSGIVLGSLYGLMPLYLNHQGVSDSGIGFWMALMISAGIVGQWPMGRLADKYGRLLVLRVQVFVVILGCLAMLSNAAMGPALFVLGAFGFTLYPVAMAWACERIERHQLVAMNQALLLSYTIGSLIGPTVTALLMQNYSDNVLFIMMAAVSFVYLMMLLRKAGHHPTPVAHA from the coding sequence ATGACCACCTATACCCGTCCCGTATTGCTCCTGCTTTGCGGGCTTTTGCTGCTGACTCTGGCGATGGCGGTTTTAAACACGCTCGTCCCGCTTTGGCTGGCTCACGATAATCTTCCTACCTGGCAGGTCGGGATGGTGGGCTCTGCCTACTTTACCGGCAACCTGGTCGGGACATTGATTACCGGATGGGTGATTAAGCGTCACGGGTTCAACCGCAGCTACTATCTTGCCTCTATTATTTTTGCCGTGGGTTGTATTGGCCTCGGGCTGATGGTCGGTTTCTGGAGCTGGATGGTCTGGCGGTTTGTGGCCGGCGTGGGCTGCGCCATGATTTGGGTTGTGGTTGAAAGTGCGCTGATGTGCAGCGGGACTTCCCGCAATCGTGGCCGTCTGCTCGCGGCTTACATGACTGTTTACTACATCGGGATGGTGGTCGGCCAGCTGATGGTCAGCAAGCTTTCTACTGAGCTGATGAACGTTCTGCCGTGGGCTACCGCGCTGGTGCTGGCTGCTATCCTTCCGCTGCTGTTTACCCATATCGTCAGCGACGGCGATGAGCACCGGGATAACACCCCGGTCTGGCCGATGCTGCGTCTGCGCCAGGCTCGGCTGGGCGTGAACGGCTGCATTATGTCGGGTATCGTACTCGGCTCTCTGTATGGTCTGATGCCGTTGTATTTGAACCATCAGGGCGTGAGTGACTCCGGTATTGGCTTCTGGATGGCGCTGATGATCAGCGCGGGTATTGTTGGTCAGTGGCCGATGGGGCGTCTGGCGGACAAATATGGGCGTCTGCTGGTGCTGCGTGTGCAGGTGTTCGTGGTGATTCTCGGCTGTCTGGCCATGCTCAGCAACGCTGCCATGGGGCCTGCATTATTCGTGCTTGGGGCTTTCGGGTTCACGCTTTACCCGGTGGCGATGGCCTGGGCTTGCGAAAGAATCGAACGTCATCAACTGGTGGCGATGAATCAGGCGCTGTTGTTGAGCTACACCATCGGGAGCCTGATCGGGCCGACGGTTACTGCGCTGCTGATGCAAAATTATTCTGATAACGTGCTGTTTATCATGATGGCTGCGGTGTCATTTGTTTACCTGATGATGCTGCTACGCAAAGCGGGCCATCATCCAACCCCGGTGGCTCACGCTTAA
- the pflA gene encoding pyruvate formate lyase 1-activating protein — protein MSAIGRIHSFESCGTVDGPGIRFITFFQGCLMRCLYCHNRDTWDTHGGKEVTVEELMKEVVTYRHFMNASGGGVTASGGEAILQAEFVRDWFRACHKEGIHTCLDTNGFVRRYDPVIDELLEVTDLVMLDLKQMNDEIHQNLVGVSNHRTLEFARYLSKKDIKVWIRYVVVPGWSDDDDSAHRLGEFTRDMGNVEKIELLPYHELGKHKWVAMGEEYKLDGVHPPKKETMERVKGILEQYGHKVMY, from the coding sequence ATGTCAGCAATCGGACGAATTCACTCTTTTGAATCCTGCGGTACCGTGGACGGCCCCGGTATCCGCTTTATCACCTTCTTCCAGGGCTGCCTGATGCGCTGCCTGTACTGCCACAACCGCGACACCTGGGACACCCACGGTGGCAAAGAAGTGACGGTGGAAGAGCTGATGAAAGAAGTTGTTACCTACCGCCACTTCATGAATGCATCCGGCGGCGGCGTCACCGCGTCCGGCGGCGAGGCTATCCTACAGGCCGAGTTTGTACGTGACTGGTTCCGCGCCTGCCACAAAGAAGGGATTCATACCTGCCTGGACACCAACGGCTTTGTTCGCCGCTACGATCCTGTGATTGATGAGCTGCTGGAGGTCACCGACCTGGTGATGCTCGATCTCAAGCAGATGAATGATGAAATCCACCAGAATCTGGTCGGGGTTTCAAACCACCGCACGCTTGAGTTTGCCCGCTATCTGTCGAAAAAAGACATTAAGGTGTGGATCCGCTACGTAGTCGTGCCGGGCTGGTCCGACGATGATGATTCCGCGCATCGCCTGGGTGAGTTCACCCGTGATATGGGCAACGTTGAAAAAATCGAGCTGTTGCCGTATCACGAGCTGGGCAAACACAAGTGGGTGGCAATGGGCGAAGAATACAAGCTGGATGGCGTACATCCGCCGAAGAAAGAAACGATGGAGCGGGTGAAAGGTATTCTGGAGCAGTACGGCCATAAAGTGATGTACTGA